The Schistocerca piceifrons isolate TAMUIC-IGC-003096 chromosome 5, iqSchPice1.1, whole genome shotgun sequence genome has a segment encoding these proteins:
- the LOC124799263 gene encoding chondroitin proteoglycan 2-like, producing the protein MRGFPLLVTVLLAALVGSSSAASIRKVTVMSATCKGASGPFPNPDSCRSFLQCEPSGVATVIPCPANLEFNPNLKVCDFPERAGCSSSPSPPADDDNGNGGGSDDNGGASPDPPSGDAPTCPPWNPNDVTQLPNPNDCSSFYKCDENGVAWVIECPAGLEYNAELRVCDYPENAGCSSSAPSNPSDDTPSEGGEDNGNSNGGNDVSPNPPAGDAPTCPAWNPNDVTQLPNPSDCSSFYKCDENGVAWLIPCPAGLEYNAKLRVCDYPESAGCSSSADPSNPSGDDSSNGGQDNGNTGSGNGETPQEPAADAPTCPPWNPDDVTQLPNPSDCNSFYKCDENGVAWLIPCPAGLQYNAELRVCDYPANAGCSV; encoded by the exons ATGAGAG GATTTCCACTACTTGTGACCGTCTTGCTAGCGGCCTTGGTTGGAAGCAGCAGTGCAGCTTCCATCCGAAAGGTGACTGTG ATGAGTGCAACTTGCAAGGGAGCTTCTGGGCCATTTCCGAACCCAGACAGCTGCAGAAGCTTCCTACAATGTGAGCCATCAGGCGTTGCAACGGTCATCCCATGCCCAGCAAACCTCGAGTTTAATCCAAATCTGAAGGTGTGTGACTTCCCAGAGAGAGCTGGTTGCTCCTCATCACCGTCTCCACCAGCTGACGACGACAATGGAAATGGTGGAGGATCAGATGATAACGGAGGCGCTTCACCAGATCCACCATCTGGCGACGCCCCCACCTGTCCCCCATGGAATCCTAATGACGTCACCCAGCTGCCCAATCCGAATGACTGCAGCAGCTTCTACAAGTGTGACGAAAACGGCGTAGCCTGGGTCATCGAATGCCCAGCCGGTCTCGAATACAATGCAGAGCTGAGAGTGTGTGACTACCCAGAAAATGCTGGTTGCTCATCATCTGCACCAAGCAACCCATCTGATGATACACCTTCTGAGGGGGGTGAAGATAACGGAAATTCAAATGGGGGTAATGATGTGAGTCCAAATCCACCAGCTGGAGATGCTCCTACTTGTCCAGCTTGGAATCCAAACGACGTCACACAGTTGCCCAATCCCAGTGACTGCAGCAGCTTCTACAAATGCGACGAGAATGGTGTGGCTTGGCTCATACCATGCCCAGCTGGACTCGAGTACAATGCGAAGCTGAGGGTATGCGACTACCCAGAGAGTGCTGGTTGCTCATCGTCTGCTGATCCAAGTAACCCATCTGGCGACGATTCCTCTAATGGTGGTCAAGACAACGGAAATACTGGCTCTGGTAATGGCGAAACCCCACAGGAACCAGCTGCAGATGCTCCCACATGCCCACCTTGGAATCCGGATGACGTCACCCAATTGCCTAACCCCAGCGACTGTAACAGCTTCTACAAGTGCGACGAGAACGGAGTTGCCTGGTTGATCCCTTGCCCAGCAGGACTGCAGTACAATGCCGAGCTGAGGGTGTGCGATTACCCTGCAAACGCCGGATGTTCCGTCTAA